One window of Paludibacter propionicigenes WB4 genomic DNA carries:
- a CDS encoding DUF4494 domain-containing protein yields MHNWFECKIKYEKTAEEGKIVKVNEAYLIDALSFTEAEARIIEEMRPFISGEFTVANIRRAKINEMFFNENGDKWYRAKVMFVSLDEEKGVEKRTAVTMLVQATDIKEALDGITEGMKGSMADYEIAAITETTIMDVFKYEAE; encoded by the coding sequence ATGCATAACTGGTTTGAGTGTAAAATAAAGTACGAGAAAACTGCCGAAGAAGGCAAAATAGTAAAAGTAAATGAAGCTTATCTGATCGATGCATTGTCGTTTACCGAAGCCGAAGCGCGTATCATTGAGGAAATGCGACCTTTTATCAGCGGTGAGTTTACGGTGGCCAATATCCGCAGGGCTAAAATCAACGAAATGTTTTTTAATGAAAACGGCGACAAATGGTATCGTGCTAAAGTTATGTTCGTATCGCTGGATGAAGAAAAAGGTGTCGAAAAACGTACTGCTGTCACCATGCTTGTACAGGCCACTGATATTAAAGAAGCCCTTGATGGAATTACAGAAGGTATGAAAGGCTCAATGGCCGATTATGAAATTGCTGCCATTACCGAAACCACTATCATGGATGTATTTAAATACGAAGCGGAATAA